The DNA window GGTGGCCGGTAAAGCCCAGGCCAGCAATAACGGCGTGGGTGTGTTGAAAACCGTGCTGCTCAATCCCGTGGTGCTGAGTATTTCTCTGGGGTTGCTTGGCAATCTCGGTGGCCTCAGTTTACCGGCGCCAATGACTGGGGCGCTGGAGATGCTGGCCAAGCCCGCCATTGCCTGTGCCTTGTTTGTGCTGGGAGCGAATCTGAACCATTACCACATAGGCGAGGGCTGGCGTCAGGCGCTGCTGCTGAGCCTGCTGAAATTGCTGCTGTTGCCAACTCTGGTCTGGTTGCTGGCGAGCCTGCTCGGCGTCACTGGCGTGGAAAGAGCCGTGGCGGTGTTATTGGCGGCATCCCCCCTTGGGGTCAATGCCTATCTGATAGCGCTGCAACTCAAGCAGGATGAGGATGTGATAGCGTCGGCGGTGGTCATTTCCAGCGCCATGTCCGTACTGACTGTGATGTTTTGGTTATCTGTGTTAACGTGATGCGCCATATTGGAGTTGATAGTTAACAAGGAGACTGGCGTGATCATTACCGAAACCGACCGACTGGTGCTGAGGCATTTCAACGAGGGCGATATTGAGGCCCTGTTCCAGATGAACAGTATCCCCGAAATATTGACCTATATCCCCACCGAGCCTTTTACCGACAGGGCCCAGGCCGAGAAGCTGCTTCACGAGGTGATCTATGCCGACTACAGTTCCAGGGGATTTGGGCGTTGGGCGGTGGAGCACAGGGAAAGCGGCAAGGTCATAGGTTTCTGCGGTCCCAAATATATTCCTGAGTTCGACAAGGTGGAGCTGGGCTACCGCTATTTCCCCGAATACTGGGGCCAGGGCATAGGTGCCGAAGCCGCCAAGGCCGCCATTGCCGAATTCAAATCCATTTGTAAGGTGGACGAGGCAATAGCGCTGATCCTTGATGGCAACCTGGGGTCCATGGGTGTGGCCCGTAAGGTGGGCATGGAACCCAATGGTCGCAGTGAATTCATGGGCCATGGGGTGACGGTATTCCACCGCTGGCTCTAACGCCGACTTGAGCTAAATAAAAAAGCCCTGACATGCCAGGGCTTTTTTCATTGTGATACTGTTTATTCCCAATCAGGGCTTACTCGCCGTGATCGCACTCATCATTGGTGCAGACACCGTAGAGATAGAGGCTGTGGTTGGTCAGCTTGATATTATGCTTCATGGCGATTTCATGCTGACGACGCTCAATGGTCTCGTCGGAAAATTCAATCACCTTGCCACAGCTCAGGCACACCAGGTGATCGTGATGGTGTTGGCTCGCCAGTTCGAACACTGCCTTGCCGCTCTCAAAGTGATGGCGGGTGACTATGCCGGCATCATCAAACTGGTTCAGCACCCGGTATACGGTGGCCAGGCCAATTTCTTCGCCAATATCCAATAATTTCTTGTATAAATCTTCGGCACTGATGTGCTGATTTTCCGGTTCTTGCAACAGTTCCAGGATTTTTACTCGTGGCAGGGTGACTTTCAATCCCGCTTTTTTAAGGGCCTGATTTCCATCTGTCATGGCTAATCTCTTGATTGCAGAACCAATAGGTTCATCCGTAAATAGTCAGGCCATTATATGTGGCAAATGCCAAAACGGAAACCTTTGATCCGGCAATCGATCCCCTGGTGCCCAATATTTGTTTAAAATGAGCGACAATTGGGTTTAACTTTGGTAACACCCTTACAAGGGTCATGGTTATACCAAGGCCCAATTGCCTGCCTTCAGGGCTGGGGGCAGGATATGAATATCACCGGAACCAAGGACAGCAGATGTATCGCCATATAGTTGTACTCACAGGCGCCGGAGCCTCGGCAGAGTCTGGCCTCAGAACCTTCAGGGACCAACATGGGCTCTGGGAAGATCATGCCATCGAGGATGTGGCGACGCCGGAAGGCTATGAACGCGACCCTCTGTTGGTGGAGCGTTTTTATAATCTGCGCTGGCAGCAGCTGCACTCGGATGCGGTGCACCCCAATCAGGCTCACCTGGCGTTGGCCCGGTTGGAGCAGGAGTTTAAGGGGGAGTTTCTGCTTATCACCCAGAACGTGGATGACCTCCATGAGCGGGCCGGCAGTCGGCGTTTGTTGCACATGCACGGCGAACTCAACAAGGGCCGTTGTCCCCGTTCGCGCCAGACCTTTGTGCTCACTGAACCCTTTGGTCCGGAAAACCTGTGCACCTGCTGTATTCCGGCCCAGCGCCTCAGGCCCCATATAGTCTGGTTCGGGGAAATGCCCCTGGGGATGGACAGGATCCACCAGGCATTGGACAGTTGCGATCTGTTTATCGCCATCGGCACCTCTGGAACCGTCTATCCCGCCGCCGGTTTTGTCGATGCCGCCAATCACATGGGCGCCCAAACCCTGGAAGTGAACATGGTAGCGCCGGACCGGCACAGCCAGTTTCAGCTGCACCTGACGGGGGCGGCCGGTGAGCTGGTGCCCCGCTTGGTGGATGCGATATTGGATGGTCGCAGCCTCAGTGTATTGGCCGCTGATGTGGCGTTAGAGGGCTGATGGTGAGCGAAGAAACGGCAGTCCCATTGGCCATTATACTGCGGGGCTTGCCGGGCAGCGGTAAGTCCCATTGGGTGACCGAGCTTTTGGCCGTTCTGGCGGCAGAGGATGCCGAAAAGGTAGTGGTGTGCTCCACCGACAATTTGTTTATGGAGCAGGGAGAGTATCGCTTCGACGCCGCCCGCCTCAGCGAATACCATCAGCGCAACCTGGCGGCCTTTATTGAGGCGCTGGCGTTACACACGCCTGTGGTGATTTGTGACAACACCAATATGGCCCGCTGGGAATTCCTCTGCTACGAAACCGCCGCCAGGGCTCTGGGATACAGGGTAGAGCGCAAATTGATTGGCGAGCCCTGGAATAGCCAGCACCAACAAATCTG is part of the Shewanella cyperi genome and encodes:
- a CDS encoding AEC family transporter, producing the protein MSVFAIVFPLLFIASLGFFASRFKWFSREQVSGISQFAFFVSIPALLFNAMLKVSLAETLNPAIFVSFYGPVLLCFGLSLLLFRLLSHKPLADLALMGLGGSYSNTLLVGLPVVIATFGPAQMKSVFLLIPFHSALLFGLTFLVAGKAQASNNGVGVLKTVLLNPVVLSISLGLLGNLGGLSLPAPMTGALEMLAKPAIACALFVLGANLNHYHIGEGWRQALLLSLLKLLLLPTLVWLLASLLGVTGVERAVAVLLAASPLGVNAYLIALQLKQDEDVIASAVVISSAMSVLTVMFWLSVLT
- a CDS encoding GNAT family N-acetyltransferase; protein product: MITETDRLVLRHFNEGDIEALFQMNSIPEILTYIPTEPFTDRAQAEKLLHEVIYADYSSRGFGRWAVEHRESGKVIGFCGPKYIPEFDKVELGYRYFPEYWGQGIGAEAAKAAIAEFKSICKVDEAIALILDGNLGSMGVARKVGMEPNGRSEFMGHGVTVFHRWL
- the fur gene encoding ferric iron uptake transcriptional regulator gives rise to the protein MTDGNQALKKAGLKVTLPRVKILELLQEPENQHISAEDLYKKLLDIGEEIGLATVYRVLNQFDDAGIVTRHHFESGKAVFELASQHHHDHLVCLSCGKVIEFSDETIERRQHEIAMKHNIKLTNHSLYLYGVCTNDECDHGE
- the cobB gene encoding Sir2 family NAD+-dependent deacetylase; the encoded protein is MYRHIVVLTGAGASAESGLRTFRDQHGLWEDHAIEDVATPEGYERDPLLVERFYNLRWQQLHSDAVHPNQAHLALARLEQEFKGEFLLITQNVDDLHERAGSRRLLHMHGELNKGRCPRSRQTFVLTEPFGPENLCTCCIPAQRLRPHIVWFGEMPLGMDRIHQALDSCDLFIAIGTSGTVYPAAGFVDAANHMGAQTLEVNMVAPDRHSQFQLHLTGAAGELVPRLVDAILDGRSLSVLAADVALEG
- a CDS encoding AAA family ATPase encodes the protein MVSEETAVPLAIILRGLPGSGKSHWVTELLAVLAAEDAEKVVVCSTDNLFMEQGEYRFDAARLSEYHQRNLAAFIEALALHTPVVICDNTNMARWEFLCYETAARALGYRVERKLIGEPWNSQHQQICAARNRHGVSLEAIRRMAAQFEAD